The following are encoded together in the Trachemys scripta elegans isolate TJP31775 chromosome 7, CAS_Tse_1.0, whole genome shotgun sequence genome:
- the ZXDC gene encoding zinc finger protein ZXDC isoform X2 (The sequence of the model RefSeq protein was modified relative to this genomic sequence to represent the inferred CDS: added 16 bases not found in genome assembly), with protein sequence MRSHTGERPFICDSEGCGWSFTSMSKLLRHKRKHEDDRRFTCPVEGCGKSFTRAEHLKGHSITHLGTKPFECPVEGCCAKFSARSSLYIHSKKHLQDVDSSKTRCPVSSCNKLFTSKHSMKTHMVKQHNFSPDLLTQLEATSSLTPSSELTSPGQSDLSNIDLVSLFSNVSGNNSGIATDMALVNSGIVTIDVASVGSTLGGNLSVNSNSLGQTVDPLILVASSDIPHSLDSSLLMGTTATVLQQSTSNLDDVQTVNAEALGSLASLSVKNSSQDLHGLTSSNNLTIDTTTLTPSSSLGGSNGPELLTPTKAERNLLPSSDVVGQQEGSKVVTQFVFSNPPGSYSAQKEMDLSTVTCSSFLESGGSARTDYRAIQLAKKRKQKGNGSSTASNSGQRKSKGGKVSPTNFSSTSHGNRLCGNIVLPNGGLTIRDPATGAQYVQIQLLQDDPPGEGDLPFQLSSQSSSSHSQLTVDLPVHILQEPHNSTEDDAGSDNSQFTGSTINLQDLE encoded by the exons gtgAAAGGCCTTTTATCTGTGATTCTGAAGGTTGTGGCTGGTCTTTCACCAGCATGTCCAAGCTACTAAGacataaaag GAAACATGAAGATGACAGGAGGTTTACATGTCCAGTAGAAGGCTGTGGGAAATCCTTCACAAGAGCAGAACACTTGAAAGGCCACAGTATAACTCACCTAGGCACAAAACCATTTGAATGTCCAGTGGAAG GTTGTTGTGCAAAATTCTCTGCACGCAGCAGTTTGTATATTCACTCCAAGAAACATCTTCAAGATGTGGATTCATCAAAGACCCGTTGCCCAGTGTCCAGTTGTAATAAATTGTTCACTTCCAAGCACAGTATGAAGACTCACATGGTCAAACAGCACAACTTCAGTCCAG ATCTCTTAACCCAGCTTGAAGCAACCAGTTCCCTCACGCCTAGTAGTGAACTCACCAGTCCAGGACAAAGTGACCTCAGCAACATAGACCTTGTGTCCCTTTTCTCCAATGTGTCTGGTAACAATTCTGGGATTGCAACAGATATGGCTTTAGTAAACTCTGGAATTGTCACCATAGATGTTGCTTCAGTAGGCTCTACGCTTGGTGGAAACCTTTCTGTCAATAGCAATTCCCTAGGTCAAACAGTTGACCCTTTGATATTGGTGGCGAGTAGTGATATTCCACATAGCCTGGACAGTTCTCTCTTGATGGGAACCACTGCTACAGTTTTACAGCAAAGTACTTCAAATCTGGATGATGTACAGACTGTAAATGCAGAAGCCTTAGGTTCGCTAGCATCTTTATCAGTGAAGAATTCTAGTCAAGACCTACATGGTTTGACATCCAGCAATAATCTAACGATAGACACTACCACTTTGACcccttccagcagccttggtggAAGCAATGGACCTGAGTTACTGACACCAACTAAAGCTGAACGAAACTTGCTTCCCAGCTCGGATGTTGTTGGTCAACAGGAAGGCAGTAAAGTGGTGACACAGTTTGTGTTCTCCAACCCACCAGGAAGCTACAGTGCTCAGAAAGAAATGGATCTTAGCACAGTGACTTGCAGCTCATTTTTG GAGAGCGGTGGATCTGCAAGGACAGACTACAGAGCCATTCAGCTAgccaagaaaagaaaacaaaaagggaatGGGAGCAGCACAG CATCAAATTCTGGCCAGAGGAAAAGCAAAGGTGGTAAAGTGAGTCCTACCAACTTCTCATCTACCAGTCATGGGAATCGATtgtgtggcaacattgttttGCCAAATGGAGGCCTAACAATAAGGGATCCAGCAACTGGCGCACAGTATGTGCAAATTCAGCTACTTCAA GATGATCCCCCAGGAGAGGGAGACTTGCCCTTTCAGCTCAGCTCTCAGTCTTCCTCATCACATTCTCAACTTACAGTGGACTTACCTGTTCATATCCTTCAG GAACCACACAACTCCACAGAAGATGATGCAGGTTCTGATAACTCTCAGTTCACCGGAAGCACAATAAACTTACAGGACCTGGAATGA
- the ZXDC gene encoding zinc finger protein ZXDC isoform X1 (The sequence of the model RefSeq protein was modified relative to this genomic sequence to represent the inferred CDS: added 16 bases not found in genome assembly), with amino-acid sequence MRSHTGERPFICDSEGCGWSFTSMSKLLRHKRKHEDDRRFTCPVEGCGKSFTRAEHLKGHSITHLGTKPFECPVEGCCAKFSARSSLYIHSKKHLQDVDSSKTRCPVSSCNKLFTSKHSMKTHMVKQHNFSPDLLTQLEATSSLTPSSELTSPGQSDLSNIDLVSLFSNVSGNNSGIATDMALVNSGIVTIDVASVGSTLGGNLSVNSNSLGQTVDPLILVASSDIPHSLDSSLLMGTTATVLQQSTSNLDDVQTVNAEALGSLASLSVKNSSQDLHGLTSSNNLTIDTTTLTPSSSLGGSNGPELLTPTKAERNLLPSSDVVGQQEGSKVVTQFVFSNPPGSYSAQKEMDLSTVTCSSFLESGGSARTDYRAIQLAKKRKQKGNGSSTAASNSGQRKSKGGKVSPTNFSSTSHGNRLCGNIVLPNGGLTIRDPATGAQYVQIQLLQDDPPGEGDLPFQLSSQSSSSHSQLTVDLPVHILQEPHNSTEDDAGSDNSQFTGSTINLQDLE; translated from the exons gtgAAAGGCCTTTTATCTGTGATTCTGAAGGTTGTGGCTGGTCTTTCACCAGCATGTCCAAGCTACTAAGacataaaag GAAACATGAAGATGACAGGAGGTTTACATGTCCAGTAGAAGGCTGTGGGAAATCCTTCACAAGAGCAGAACACTTGAAAGGCCACAGTATAACTCACCTAGGCACAAAACCATTTGAATGTCCAGTGGAAG GTTGTTGTGCAAAATTCTCTGCACGCAGCAGTTTGTATATTCACTCCAAGAAACATCTTCAAGATGTGGATTCATCAAAGACCCGTTGCCCAGTGTCCAGTTGTAATAAATTGTTCACTTCCAAGCACAGTATGAAGACTCACATGGTCAAACAGCACAACTTCAGTCCAG ATCTCTTAACCCAGCTTGAAGCAACCAGTTCCCTCACGCCTAGTAGTGAACTCACCAGTCCAGGACAAAGTGACCTCAGCAACATAGACCTTGTGTCCCTTTTCTCCAATGTGTCTGGTAACAATTCTGGGATTGCAACAGATATGGCTTTAGTAAACTCTGGAATTGTCACCATAGATGTTGCTTCAGTAGGCTCTACGCTTGGTGGAAACCTTTCTGTCAATAGCAATTCCCTAGGTCAAACAGTTGACCCTTTGATATTGGTGGCGAGTAGTGATATTCCACATAGCCTGGACAGTTCTCTCTTGATGGGAACCACTGCTACAGTTTTACAGCAAAGTACTTCAAATCTGGATGATGTACAGACTGTAAATGCAGAAGCCTTAGGTTCGCTAGCATCTTTATCAGTGAAGAATTCTAGTCAAGACCTACATGGTTTGACATCCAGCAATAATCTAACGATAGACACTACCACTTTGACcccttccagcagccttggtggAAGCAATGGACCTGAGTTACTGACACCAACTAAAGCTGAACGAAACTTGCTTCCCAGCTCGGATGTTGTTGGTCAACAGGAAGGCAGTAAAGTGGTGACACAGTTTGTGTTCTCCAACCCACCAGGAAGCTACAGTGCTCAGAAAGAAATGGATCTTAGCACAGTGACTTGCAGCTCATTTTTG GAGAGCGGTGGATCTGCAAGGACAGACTACAGAGCCATTCAGCTAgccaagaaaagaaaacaaaaagggaatGGGAGCAGCACAG CAGCATCAAATTCTGGCCAGAGGAAAAGCAAAGGTGGTAAAGTGAGTCCTACCAACTTCTCATCTACCAGTCATGGGAATCGATtgtgtggcaacattgttttGCCAAATGGAGGCCTAACAATAAGGGATCCAGCAACTGGCGCACAGTATGTGCAAATTCAGCTACTTCAA GATGATCCCCCAGGAGAGGGAGACTTGCCCTTTCAGCTCAGCTCTCAGTCTTCCTCATCACATTCTCAACTTACAGTGGACTTACCTGTTCATATCCTTCAG GAACCACACAACTCCACAGAAGATGATGCAGGTTCTGATAACTCTCAGTTCACCGGAAGCACAATAAACTTACAGGACCTGGAATGA